The following are from one region of the Rosistilla carotiformis genome:
- a CDS encoding carbon storage regulator: MLVLSRKEGERLVIGDNITITINRISGNRVTIGVDAPREVRIVRGELTVFEEEPKSEAESLGSCAMPALDLVHSGRNRVSVFAKEER; this comes from the coding sequence ATGTTAGTTTTAAGTCGAAAAGAAGGCGAGCGTTTGGTCATCGGTGACAACATCACAATCACCATCAATCGGATCTCGGGGAATCGAGTGACGATCGGTGTCGATGCACCTCGCGAAGTTCGCATCGTACGTGGTGAGCTGACGGTATTCGAAGAAGAGCCGAAATCCGAAGCGGAATCTTTGGGCTCGTGTGCAATGCCCGCACTGGACTTGGTTCACTCGGGACGCAATCGAGTTTCTGTATTCGCCAAGGAAGAACGCTAA
- the epmA gene encoding EF-P lysine aminoacylase EpmA encodes MIEPPFQSTAAIETLRQRAAILRSIRGFFDDAGFFEVQTPTLSSETMVDLHIDPVPVARDALQLSLPHAHDDLYLQSSPEFAMKRLLACGADAIYQICPAFRAGERGTNHNPEFTMLEWYRMGDRFEEGIELLAQLVDRVTDRPACQQMTYQAAFKDFAQFDPLTATLPQLRDAAARLGIDLTGLDFKHVDDWLNLIFDHAVVPNLGRGQPTILTHYPSSQAALALICRDDPRTAKRFELFIDGIELANGYGELLDAEELLRRCDENNRARMEMGKPGLPMPRQLYRAMQHGISTCSGCALGVDRFVAVLLGKRELSETLTFPIDRA; translated from the coding sequence GTGATCGAGCCTCCTTTTCAATCGACCGCTGCGATCGAGACGCTTCGCCAGCGGGCAGCGATCCTGCGGTCGATCCGCGGCTTTTTTGACGACGCTGGATTTTTTGAAGTCCAGACGCCGACGCTTTCGTCCGAAACGATGGTCGATCTGCATATCGATCCGGTTCCGGTCGCTCGCGACGCGCTGCAGTTGTCGCTGCCCCATGCGCACGACGACCTGTATCTGCAAAGCTCGCCCGAATTTGCGATGAAGCGACTGCTGGCCTGCGGTGCCGATGCGATCTACCAGATCTGCCCCGCTTTTCGAGCGGGAGAACGGGGGACGAACCACAATCCAGAGTTCACGATGCTGGAGTGGTATCGCATGGGGGACCGCTTCGAAGAGGGAATCGAACTGCTGGCGCAACTCGTCGACCGCGTGACCGATCGCCCCGCGTGCCAACAGATGACCTACCAGGCGGCGTTCAAGGACTTTGCTCAATTCGATCCCTTAACCGCGACGCTGCCTCAGCTTCGCGACGCGGCCGCGCGGCTCGGGATCGACTTGACCGGCTTGGACTTCAAACACGTCGACGACTGGTTGAATCTGATCTTCGACCACGCCGTCGTTCCGAATCTGGGGCGTGGCCAGCCGACGATCCTGACCCATTACCCCAGCTCCCAAGCGGCTCTGGCGTTGATCTGCCGCGACGATCCGCGGACAGCGAAGCGGTTTGAACTGTTTATCGACGGGATCGAGCTAGCCAATGGCTACGGCGAACTGCTGGATGCCGAGGAACTGCTGCGTCGCTGCGACGAAAACAACAGGGCGCGGATGGAAATGGGCAAACCGGGCCTGCCGATGCCCCGGCAGCTCTACCGGGCCATGCAGCACGGCATCTCCACTTGCTCTGGATGCGCCCTCGGCGTCGACCGCTTCGTCGCGGTCCTGCTGGGCAAGCGGGAGCTTTCTGAAACGCTGACCTTCCCGATCGACAGAGCCTAG
- a CDS encoding FAD-dependent oxidoreductase: MRIAALILLTTFPVFSSAAELFVEAESFQNQGGWKLDTQFIQEMGSPYLLAHGIGTPVDDATTEVTVAEAGTYHVFVRTKDWVARWNAPGTPGRFQLAIDGKKLATEFGTQGADWAWQSGGTVDLPAGKTELRLIDQTGFDGRCDAIYLTTDKSNAPPNDSEVLSKWRREQLGIADEPAERVGYDLVVVGGGYSGLGAAISGARMGCKVALIQDRGVLGGNGSSEVRVWAMGNIRRGRYPRIGEIIEEISDHATKSPGKKEEFVDELKEQVVRAEENIDLFLNHRAFAVETEGDRIVSVDAFDTRNGAVSRFKGMLFADCTGHAWIGAWAGADLEMTPEGRMGMSNMWAWDERAEPAEFPETPWALPLKMADFPYPRDHHGQWFWESGFDKDPLGDAEGIRDWNLRAVYGAFNAMKNGDGAEKHKTAFLTWVAYIGGPRESRRLIGDVLLNEEDIVSKRDFPDGTVPSTWSIDLHYPKKQYAEKFPDNPFISIAVHGKGVDRMYGYPIPYRCFYSRNISNLFMAGRCASVTHEALGTVRVMKTCGMMGEVVGKAAAICVERQCLPRGVYTDYLDQLTEMLELPGKAYRKQVGGETIIPDDALPLAGPAGLFEGLDPAKMKGLVIDDEKAKVSGPWVKGQGLKGYVGYGYRYASPGSGATMTFEAAAPEAGSYDIRVLYGPHPNRGTTVPVSLEAGGETISRRVDMRGEPTAESKSETFADVSLEKGAKVRVTISSDGAGGNVHADAIQLIAK; this comes from the coding sequence ATGCGAATCGCAGCCCTTATACTTTTGACGACCTTCCCGGTCTTCTCGTCGGCAGCCGAACTGTTTGTCGAAGCGGAAAGCTTCCAAAACCAAGGGGGCTGGAAACTGGACACTCAGTTCATCCAAGAAATGGGCTCACCGTATCTGCTGGCGCACGGCATCGGCACGCCGGTCGATGATGCCACGACAGAGGTGACGGTTGCCGAAGCGGGCACCTACCACGTGTTTGTTCGCACCAAAGATTGGGTCGCCCGCTGGAATGCTCCCGGCACTCCGGGCCGCTTCCAATTGGCGATCGACGGGAAGAAACTGGCGACCGAGTTTGGCACCCAAGGGGCCGATTGGGCTTGGCAATCGGGCGGCACCGTCGACTTGCCCGCCGGCAAAACCGAGCTGCGATTGATCGATCAGACCGGCTTCGATGGCCGCTGCGACGCGATCTACCTCACCACCGACAAGTCCAACGCGCCGCCAAACGACTCCGAAGTGCTGTCGAAGTGGCGACGCGAGCAGCTGGGAATTGCAGACGAACCGGCCGAACGCGTTGGATACGACTTGGTCGTTGTCGGCGGTGGTTACTCGGGATTGGGAGCGGCGATTTCAGGAGCCCGCATGGGTTGCAAAGTCGCTCTGATCCAGGATCGCGGCGTCTTGGGAGGGAACGGTTCGAGCGAAGTCCGCGTCTGGGCGATGGGCAATATCCGCCGCGGCCGCTACCCGCGGATCGGCGAGATCATCGAAGAGATCAGCGATCACGCAACCAAATCGCCTGGCAAGAAAGAAGAGTTTGTCGACGAACTGAAAGAACAGGTCGTCCGCGCGGAAGAGAACATCGATCTCTTCTTGAACCATCGCGCCTTCGCTGTCGAAACCGAAGGGGACCGAATCGTGTCGGTCGATGCCTTTGATACTCGCAACGGTGCGGTCAGCCGATTCAAAGGGATGCTGTTCGCCGATTGCACCGGTCACGCTTGGATCGGTGCCTGGGCCGGCGCCGATCTCGAGATGACTCCCGAGGGTCGGATGGGGATGAGCAACATGTGGGCCTGGGACGAACGAGCCGAACCGGCGGAGTTCCCCGAAACTCCTTGGGCGCTGCCGCTGAAGATGGCCGATTTCCCCTACCCCCGCGACCACCATGGGCAATGGTTTTGGGAGAGCGGTTTCGATAAGGATCCGCTGGGGGATGCTGAGGGAATCCGCGACTGGAATCTGCGCGCCGTCTACGGTGCCTTTAACGCGATGAAAAATGGCGATGGCGCCGAAAAACACAAGACTGCTTTCCTGACCTGGGTCGCCTACATCGGCGGGCCGCGGGAGAGCCGGCGGCTGATCGGCGACGTGTTGCTGAACGAAGAGGACATCGTTTCGAAGCGAGATTTCCCCGACGGAACCGTTCCGAGCACTTGGTCGATCGATCTGCACTATCCGAAGAAACAATACGCAGAAAAGTTCCCCGACAACCCGTTCATCTCGATCGCCGTGCATGGCAAGGGAGTCGACCGGATGTACGGATATCCGATTCCCTACCGCTGCTTCTATTCGCGAAACATCAGCAACCTGTTCATGGCGGGGCGTTGCGCCAGCGTGACGCACGAAGCGTTGGGAACCGTTCGTGTGATGAAGACCTGCGGAATGATGGGTGAAGTGGTTGGCAAGGCGGCTGCGATTTGCGTCGAACGCCAATGCTTGCCTCGCGGCGTCTACACCGACTACCTGGACCAATTGACCGAGATGCTGGAACTGCCCGGCAAGGCGTACCGCAAGCAGGTCGGTGGCGAAACGATTATCCCCGACGACGCGCTGCCGTTGGCCGGCCCGGCGGGTCTCTTTGAGGGACTCGATCCGGCAAAAATGAAGGGGCTCGTCATCGACGACGAAAAGGCGAAGGTCTCCGGCCCGTGGGTCAAAGGCCAAGGTCTCAAGGGCTACGTCGGTTACGGATACCGCTATGCATCGCCGGGGAGCGGCGCGACGATGACCTTCGAAGCGGCGGCTCCGGAAGCAGGCAGCTATGACATCCGCGTCCTCTATGGACCGCACCCCAACCGCGGCACCACCGTCCCCGTTTCGCTGGAGGCAGGCGGCGAGACGATCTCGCGGCGCGTCGACATGCGAGGCGAACCAACCGCCGAATCGAAGTCCGAAACGTTTGCTGACGTTTCGCTGGAAAAGGGAGCCAAGGTGCGAGTCACGATCAGCAGCGATGGGGCTGGCGGTAACGTGCACGCCGACGCGATTCAGTTGATCGCCAAGTGA